A DNA window from Bdellovibrio sp. BCCA contains the following coding sequences:
- a CDS encoding RrF2 family transcriptional regulator — protein sequence MNKINRKLEYALMALKYMSKKIPGELTTAKEVSDSFHTPFDATARVMQQMAQKGGILRAEYGANGGYQITKDLAKVSIHDLVEIIEGPTALVKCLHKEAPCEIQGTCNIVSPITQLNNRLTEFYKSLSLKDLLVDKSLTGKKPAEAEAHG from the coding sequence ATGAACAAGATCAACCGTAAACTCGAATACGCACTCATGGCTTTAAAATACATGAGCAAAAAGATTCCTGGAGAACTGACAACTGCCAAAGAAGTTTCAGATTCTTTCCATACGCCTTTTGATGCGACAGCTCGTGTGATGCAACAGATGGCTCAAAAAGGCGGCATTTTGCGCGCCGAATACGGAGCTAATGGCGGATATCAAATCACGAAAGACCTTGCGAAAGTTTCCATTCACGATCTTGTGGAAATCATCGAAGGCCCGACAGCTCTAGTGAAGTGCCTTCACAAAGAAGCTCCTTGTGAAATCCAAGGAACTTGCAACATCGTTTCGCCTATTACTCAACTTAATAATCGTCTCACGGAATTCTATAAAAGCCTGAGCTTGAAAGATCTTCTAGTGGATAAATCATTGACTGGTAAAAAACCAGCGGAGGCTGAGGCTCATGGATAA
- the sufC gene encoding Fe-S cluster assembly ATPase SufC gives MLEIKNLHARVEEKEILKGLNLKINAGEVHAIMGPNGSGKSTLSKVLAGHPAYEVTAGEVKYDINFQMKNLLELEPDERAKEGIFLAFQYPIEVPGVSNFTFLHTAFNSILEHQGSEPMPEGEFREFLVQKLKLVSMKPEYLDRPVNTGFSGGEKKKNEILQMAVLSPRLALLDETDSGLDIDALRVVSDGVNKLRRKDNAIVLVTHYQRLLDYIKPDFVHVLVNGKIIETGDSSLALKLEEKGYDWLIN, from the coding sequence ATGTTAGAGATCAAAAACCTCCATGCACGTGTTGAAGAAAAAGAAATCCTTAAAGGCTTGAACCTTAAAATCAACGCCGGTGAAGTTCATGCCATCATGGGACCTAACGGTTCTGGTAAATCCACTTTGTCTAAAGTTCTTGCGGGTCATCCTGCTTACGAAGTAACTGCGGGCGAAGTGAAGTACGATATCAACTTCCAAATGAAGAACTTGTTGGAGCTTGAACCAGATGAAAGAGCGAAAGAAGGAATCTTCTTAGCGTTCCAATATCCTATCGAAGTTCCGGGTGTGTCTAACTTCACATTCTTGCATACGGCATTTAACTCCATCCTTGAGCACCAGGGTTCTGAACCTATGCCTGAAGGGGAGTTCCGTGAATTCCTCGTGCAAAAATTAAAACTTGTTAGCATGAAGCCAGAATACTTGGATCGTCCTGTGAATACAGGCTTCTCTGGCGGTGAGAAAAAGAAAAACGAAATCTTGCAAATGGCGGTTCTTTCTCCGCGTTTGGCTTTGCTGGATGAAACGGATTCAGGTCTTGATATCGACGCTCTTCGCGTCGTGTCTGATGGCGTGAATAAACTTCGTCGTAAAGACAATGCCATCGTTCTTGTCACTCACTATCAAAGACTTCTTGATTACATCAAGCCTGACTTCGTTCACGTTTTGGTGAATGGAAAAATCATCGAAACGGGCGACAGTTCGTTGGCTTTGAAACTTGAAGAGAAGGGTTACGATTGGTTGATTAACTAA
- the sufB gene encoding Fe-S cluster assembly protein SufB, whose product MDNKSSNNPLDSYEYKYGFSTDIETDVVQVGLNEDIIRLISSKKNEPEWMLEYRLKAFHHWETMTEPTWAHVSYPPIDFQAIRYYSAPKKKSDADKPKSLDDLDPELIKTFEKLGIPLSEQKRISGIAVDVVFDSVSVGTTHTEVLEKAGVIFCSISEAVQKHPELVKKYLGSVVPYTDNYYAALNAAVFTDGSFCYIPKGVRCPIDLSTYFRINAKDTGQFERTLLVCDEGGYVNYLEGCTAPQRDENQLHAAVVELIALDDAEIKYSTVQNWYTGDKEGRGGIYNFVTKRGKAAGKRSKISWTQVESGSAITWKYPSCILQGDGSEGAFYSVALTHDLMQADTGTKMIHIGKNTKSTIISKGISTDKSSNTYRGQVKIMPSAENARNYSQCDSMLVGDKCSASTFPYIEVKNKTATLEHEATTSRISEDQIFYLQSRGLDMEKTISMLVNGFCKEVFKELPLEFAVEAVKLIEMKLENSVG is encoded by the coding sequence ATGGATAATAAATCCTCAAACAACCCTCTTGATAGCTACGAATACAAATACGGTTTTTCGACGGACATCGAAACGGATGTCGTGCAAGTCGGTCTGAACGAAGACATCATTCGTTTGATCTCTTCAAAAAAGAACGAACCTGAATGGATGTTGGAATATCGTCTCAAAGCATTCCATCATTGGGAAACAATGACAGAACCTACGTGGGCGCATGTTTCTTATCCGCCAATCGATTTCCAGGCGATACGTTATTATTCCGCACCAAAGAAAAAATCAGACGCGGATAAACCAAAATCTTTGGACGATTTAGATCCAGAGCTGATCAAAACTTTTGAGAAATTGGGAATTCCTCTTTCAGAACAAAAGCGCATTTCTGGTATTGCGGTTGACGTCGTGTTTGACTCTGTTTCTGTCGGCACAACTCACACAGAAGTTTTAGAAAAAGCGGGAGTGATCTTCTGCTCTATTTCTGAAGCCGTTCAAAAACATCCAGAGCTTGTTAAAAAATATTTAGGTTCAGTAGTTCCTTACACTGACAACTACTATGCCGCTTTGAATGCGGCAGTCTTCACTGACGGATCTTTCTGTTACATCCCTAAAGGAGTTCGTTGTCCGATTGATCTTTCAACATATTTCCGTATCAACGCGAAGGACACCGGCCAATTTGAAAGAACGCTTTTGGTTTGCGATGAAGGCGGTTATGTGAATTACCTTGAGGGCTGTACAGCTCCTCAACGTGATGAAAACCAACTTCACGCAGCGGTTGTTGAATTGATTGCTCTTGATGATGCGGAAATTAAATACTCTACAGTGCAGAACTGGTACACAGGCGATAAAGAAGGCCGCGGTGGTATTTATAACTTCGTAACAAAACGTGGAAAAGCCGCTGGAAAACGTTCGAAGATTTCTTGGACTCAAGTGGAGTCAGGATCTGCGATCACTTGGAAGTATCCGTCTTGCATCTTGCAAGGGGATGGCTCTGAAGGGGCGTTCTACTCTGTGGCTTTGACTCATGATCTTATGCAAGCCGATACCGGAACAAAGATGATCCATATCGGTAAAAACACAAAGAGCACGATCATCTCTAAAGGCATCTCGACAGATAAGTCTTCAAATACTTATCGCGGCCAGGTGAAAATCATGCCTTCAGCAGAAAACGCACGCAACTATTCTCAGTGCGATTCGATGCTTGTCGGTGATAAGTGCAGTGCAAGCACGTTCCCTTATATTGAAGTGAAAAATAAAACGGCGACATTGGAACATGAAGCGACGACTTCACGAATCAGTGAAGATCAGATCTTCTATTTGCAGTCTCGCGGTCTTGATATGGAAAAAACAATTTCAATGCTGGTCAATGGATTCTGTAAAGAGGTCTTTAAAGAATTGCCTCTCGAATTTGCCGTGGAAGCTGTGAAATTAATCGAAATGAAATTGGAAAACTCGGTAGGATAA
- the sufD gene encoding Fe-S cluster assembly protein SufD → MNLLSTYDRFSQTNPAEGALASFRQAGYDYALNKGLPTRKDEEWHYTSVKVLNDVNFMPSAFNPVEPSHETIVEIKKYLNPEFTNVVFFNGVLNKTLSQELPAGFTLRELSEYPNHFDDAFDALNGAYLAKPFVLSLAKETSVDKPVNFVFFTSVEGGPALMVHPRIRVEVGARSSVKLLESYYGKTGVSYFVNSVFDLSIADSAKVSYVRVQGESQNAINIGRTRISVEKNASLESLAFATGAGLSRHTLEVSLKGAGSDSQILGVYAVQGSQHVDNTTLIDHQVGECNTNQLYKGILDGESRAVFCGKVLIQKDAQKANSAQLNNNLLLSSKAEADSKPSLEIFADDVKAAHGSTVGQLNREELFYLQSRAIPKSKAIPMLSYGFLSEVIYKISDENIQKWLSRQLDEAFSHLHLNR, encoded by the coding sequence ATGAATTTACTTTCTACCTACGACAGATTCAGTCAAACAAACCCGGCAGAAGGAGCTTTAGCTTCCTTCCGCCAGGCGGGTTATGACTATGCTCTGAACAAAGGCCTTCCAACTCGTAAAGATGAAGAGTGGCACTACACGAGCGTGAAGGTTCTTAACGACGTGAATTTCATGCCTTCGGCGTTCAATCCGGTTGAACCAAGTCATGAAACGATTGTTGAGATTAAAAAATATTTGAATCCTGAATTTACAAACGTGGTGTTCTTTAACGGTGTTTTAAATAAAACATTGTCTCAAGAATTGCCTGCGGGTTTCACATTACGTGAACTTTCAGAGTATCCTAATCATTTTGATGATGCGTTCGATGCTTTGAATGGCGCTTATCTAGCAAAACCTTTCGTCCTTTCTTTGGCAAAAGAAACGTCTGTGGATAAACCTGTGAATTTCGTCTTCTTCACTTCTGTGGAAGGTGGACCTGCTTTGATGGTTCATCCGCGCATTCGTGTGGAAGTGGGAGCGCGCTCTTCTGTAAAACTTCTTGAAAGTTATTACGGAAAAACAGGCGTTTCTTATTTCGTAAACTCTGTTTTTGATTTGTCTATTGCTGACAGTGCCAAAGTTTCTTACGTGCGTGTGCAAGGTGAATCACAAAACGCGATCAATATCGGTCGCACACGTATTTCTGTTGAAAAGAACGCAAGTCTTGAAAGCCTCGCTTTTGCAACAGGTGCAGGCCTTTCTCGTCACACGTTAGAAGTGTCTTTAAAAGGCGCTGGTTCTGATTCTCAGATTTTGGGTGTTTATGCTGTTCAAGGATCACAACATGTCGACAATACGACATTGATTGATCATCAAGTGGGCGAGTGCAATACGAATCAACTCTATAAGGGAATTCTCGACGGGGAATCTCGCGCTGTATTCTGTGGAAAAGTTTTGATTCAAAAAGACGCGCAGAAAGCCAACTCGGCTCAGCTTAATAACAACTTGTTGTTAAGCTCTAAAGCTGAAGCTGACAGCAAACCAAGTCTTGAGATTTTTGCTGATGATGTGAAAGCGGCGCACGGATCGACTGTGGGACAGTTGAATCGTGAAGAGCTTTTCTATCTTCAGTCTCGTGCTATTCCTAAATCGAAAGCGATCCCGATGCTGAGCTACGGATTCCTTTCGGAAGTTATTTATAAAATTTCCGACGAGAACATTCAGAAATGGTTGTCTCGCCAATTGGATGAAGCGTTCAGCCACCTTCATCTAAATCGGTAA